In Streptomyces sp. NBC_00414, a single window of DNA contains:
- a CDS encoding DUF6213 family protein, with protein sequence MNREVTLPLIVDDRGTLQVAAADVSKLLRTMGGRWLHLVEAGEDGLDEDTVAALTIELAKLADRIDVACIAHSSGGASG encoded by the coding sequence GTGAACCGCGAAGTGACCCTGCCTCTGATCGTCGACGACCGCGGGACCTTGCAGGTGGCTGCCGCCGATGTGAGCAAGCTGCTGCGCACGATGGGGGGGCGGTGGCTGCATCTGGTCGAGGCCGGGGAGGACGGGCTCGACGAGGACACGGTCGCGGCGCTCACCATCGAGCTGGCCAAGCTTGCCGACCGGATCGATGTGGCGTGCATCGCGCACAGCAGTGGGGGCGCCTCCGGCTGA